In Mytilus galloprovincialis chromosome 1, xbMytGall1.hap1.1, whole genome shotgun sequence, the following are encoded in one genomic region:
- the LOC143058734 gene encoding uncharacterized protein LOC143058734, translating to MFALLLTLTVVSAAPVEEGCLFDGTMYATGDKIIISHCLGAMTCMGNNIYSSLEQYGGICPSTKRSTGQTGCLFDGKIYNKNDVITISHCLAQMECLGFNSYGEIKSLGGICPVKDRRDVNGQTGCLFDGRVYAANEEIIIPSCLGKMTCLGNNNLGPITSLYGICPQTKRSVDGQSGCLFDGTVYAKGDVIPIKGTNARVVCQGNNIYTEQL from the exons ATGTTTGCTTTACTCCTTACATTGACCGTTGTGTCTGCTGCTCCTGTAGAGGAAG gatGTTTATTCGATGGTACAATGTACGCCACCGGAGATAAAATCATCATCAGTCACTGCCTTGGTGCAATGACATGTATGGGCAACAATATATACTCAAGCCTGGAACAATATGG AGGCATATGTCCTTCAACAAAACGATCAACTGGACAAA CTGGATGTTTGTTTGACGGTAAAATTTACAATAAGAACGACGTTATCACAATCAGTCATTGTTTGGCTCAAATGGAATGTCTGGGATTCAATTCCTATGGAGAGATTAAAAGTCTTGG tggaATATGTCCAGTAAAAGACAGACGGGATGTAAATGGACAGA CTGGATGTTTGTTTGATGGCAGGGTATATGCAGCTAATGAGGAAATTATTATACCGTCCTGCTTGGGTAAAATGACATGTTTGGGAAACAATAATCTTGGACCTATTACATCACTGTA TGGTATATGTCCGCAGACTAAACGCTCAGTAGATGGACAAA GTGGATGTCTATTTGATGGCACAGTATATGCCAAAGGAGATGTGATACCTATAAAAGGAACTAATGCTCGTGTGGTGTGCCAAGGAAACAATATCTATACCGAACAATTATAA
- the LOC143058744 gene encoding uncharacterized protein LOC143058744, which yields MSKRCRYCSIYISRFSTMNVRSPPSKAVFRSEKIEVRSLPSKAVFSTEKIDVLQSSSSQLSLDGVVNFEASNSKSDKSTFNRVEAEFVTKMSHEPSSLLSKWKPITKKKYILSTNLLEKVTSIIQMVYKTNESISFNQVVDTHAETVKLTSSNVVSKTGKNSFVKQVIDNQTKTIPSNKITLKMTDVEDEQANTNSKSKFKRSEVNNQRDTVKGQQTDKKSFKKENTIKNENNQKSSQHGNSVEQNSQSMTVKSLAAPYKSSARGMQIKTDKDKEAHTVVNVNTRNPRRKDVNGESKSEINSTENKKKKDGKPTSKINIQVKESKLNQGNILNKVFITKSEPDKDREKGDKKRKQGNSIKSAESSKSRTTDEIADDFLPLISTDVLQSDICNEDCEPYNLEDLFTGILDIKYEKWKKRENRQAKKKATSNYHDDRKERKKPPNYFVAIQITNPEIIRGIGDVQTGMCKSNEFLKKAMIPIPTLHLTLRVACLENDEEISRMIKALDQCVETFNKDSKEMITLDVKDIESFRNEVVFANVQKDECLTQVIKLSDILEECCQTNYVPSSDGKGFTPHITIAKLTKLPFKLKKNVKKIDPSTYRSYKNDQFGKQLVTCLQLCAMHKPKDRAGYYHVSHLTQMLKYRQYSTFSRDTYTISDAAHILVTTVISETILRLKRTCNGTLDGNTT from the exons ATGAGTAAACGTTGTCGTTATTGTTCAATATACATATCGAGGTTTTCGACTATGAACGTGCGATCACCGCCATCTAAAGCAGTGTTCAGGTCGGAGAAGATTGAAGTGCGATCACTGCCATCTAAAGCAGTGTTCAGTACGGAGAAGATTGATGTTTTACAAAGTAGTTCATCTCAATTGTCTTTGGATGGCGTCGTCAACTTCGAAGCAAGCAATTCAAAATCTGACAAGTCAACATTCAATAGAGTAGAGGCAGAATTTGTGACTAAAATGTCACATGAACCGAGTTCGTTACTGTCGAAATGGAAACCTATAactaaaaagaaatacattttatcGACAAACCTATTGGAAAAGGTCACATCTATAATACAAATGGTGTATAAAACTAACGAAAGTATAAGTTTTAATCAGGTCGTGGACACACACGCAGAAACTGTTAAACTGACTAGCTCAAATGTTGTGAGTAAAACTGGTAAGAACAGTTTTGTTAAACAAGTTATTGATAATCAAACTAAGACAATACCGTCAAATAAGATAACTTTGAAAATGACAGATGTAGAAGATGAGCAAGCAAACACTAATTCTAAATCGAAATTTAAAAGATCTGAGGTAAACAATCAGAGGGATACTGTGAAAGGTCAACAGACTGACAAGAAAtcctttaaaaaagaaaatacaataaaaaatgaaaacaatcagAAGTCAAGTCAACACGGTAATTCTGTGGAACAAAACAGTCAATCAATGACAGTCAAAAGTTTGGCTGCACCATACAAATCATCCGCGCGAGgtatgcaaattaaaacagaCAAGGATAAGGAAGCACATACTGTGGTAAATGTAAACACAAGAAACCCGAGAAGGAAAGATGTAAATGGAGAAAGTAAATCGGAAATCAATTCTACAGagaataagaaaaagaaagatgGTAAACCTACAAGCAAAATTAACATACAGGTCAAGGAAAGTAAACTGAACCAAGGAAACATCCTTAATAAGGTTTTTATAACGAAATCCGAGCCTGATAAAGACCGGGAAAAGGGGGACAAGAAAAGAAAACAGGGAAACAGTATTAAATCAGCAGAATCATCAAAAAGTCGCACTACAGATGAAATTGCAGACGATTTCTTGCCATTGATATCAACTGATGTTTTACAAAGTGATATCTGTAATGAGGATTGTGAACCTTATAACTTAGAAGATCTCTTCACAG GTATTTTGGATATCAAATATGAGAAATGGAAGAAAAGAGAAAATAGACAagcaaagaagaaagcaacaagTAACTACCACGACGACAGAAAAGAACGAAAAAAGCCTCCAAACTATTTTGTGGCCATTCAGATAACAAACCCAGAG ATCATCAGAGGAATTGGAGATGTTCAGACAGGCATGTGTAAATCCAATGAGTTTCTGAAGAAGGCTATGATTCCAATTCCAACTCTTCATCTTACACTAAGAGTTGCCTGTTTAGAAAATGACGAAGAAATTTCAAG AATGATCAAAGCATTAGACCAGTGTGTTGAAACTTTCAATAAAGACAGCAAAGAAATGATTACCTTAGATGTAAAAGATATTGAAAGTTTTAGGAATGAGGTAGTGTTTGCCAATGTACAGAAAGATGAGTGTCTAACACAAGTAATCAAGCTCTCTG ATATCCTGGAGGAATGTTGTCAAACCAATTATGTACCTTCATCTGATGGGAAAGGCTTTACACCACACATCACTATAGCCAAACTGACAAAATTGCCATTTAAGTTGAAGAAAAATG taaagaaaattgACCCATCTACATACAGAAGCTACAAGAATGATCAGTTTGGTAAACAACTAGTTACATGCTTACAGTTATGTGCTATGCATAAACCAAAAGATAGGGCAGGATATTACCATGTCTCGCATCTTACTCAAATGTTAA AGTACAGACAATACAGTACCTTTTCCAGGGATACCTATACCATTTCTGATGCTGCTCACATTCTGGTCACAACAGTTATATCAGAAACAATTCTTCGTCTAAAAAGAACTTGCAATGGGACATTAGATGGAAACACGACTTGA
- the LOC143057088 gene encoding A-kinase anchor protein 7-like, with product MASSGNPTHFVAIQITDPEIKSGVQEVQNYMCQAYGNLRNAMVPIETLHLTLRLACLENDDIPRMMQALDQAATDVSKDNGADLILDVKDIGNFDNKVVYAKVQEDESLSRVARLSDILETCCQTYDVPQFDVSPFNPHISIARLSRLKSKQRKIVKTIEPSSYIHYMNTQFGTQLVTCLQLCSMKEEMDVDGYYHVSHRTQIN from the exons ATGGCAAGCAGCGGAAACCCAACGCATTTTGTTGCAATACAAATTACCGATCCGGAG ATCAAGAGTGGTGTTCAAGAGGTTCAGAACTATATGTGTCAAGCCTATGGTAACCTCAGGAATGCTATGGTTCCAATTGAAACACTTCATCTCACACTAAGACTTGCCTGTCTCGAAAATGACGACATTCCAAG AATGATGCAAGCATTAGACCAGGCTGCCACAGATGTCAGCAAAGACAACGGAGCAGATCTCATCTTGGATGTTAAAGATATTGGGAATTTTGATAATAAAGTAGTGTATGCCAAAGTGCAGGAAGATGAAAGTCTATCAAGAGTGGCCAGACTTTCTG ATATCCTTGAAACATGTTGTCAAACCTACGATGTACCTCAATTTGATGTGAGTCCCTTTAATCCACACATATCTATAGCAAGACTTTCAAGATTGAAATCTAAACAGAGGAAAATTG TAAAGACTATTGAGCCATCTTCATACATTCACTATATGAATACTCAGTTTGGAACACAACTAGTTACATGTTTGCAGTTATGTTCCATGAAAGAAGAAATGGATGTGGACGGATATTACCATGTCTCACATCGTACTCAAAT AAACTAG